In Daucus carota subsp. sativus chromosome 4, DH1 v3.0, whole genome shotgun sequence, one DNA window encodes the following:
- the LOC108217283 gene encoding GRAS family protein RAM1, with translation MEETDEQEEFLTLTLAIVADSRFDKKRKRRKREESIEPVSSNEDCEGRIFSLLQLREQMLKLDRKRKGVAEDGKGLHLIHLLLISATFVDENKLDSSVESLSELFQNVCLTGDSVQRVAAYFADGLVARLLTRKSPFYNMIMKEPSAEEEFLAFTELYKVSPYYQFAHFTANQAIIEAFEKEEDSNNRALHVIDFDVSYGFQWPSLIQSLSDKATSSSRISLRITGCGRSLEELQETETRLVCFAKGFRNITFEFQGLLRGSSDFADIKRRNNETVAVNLVFHLNTLTNFSKISDTLKTVHFLNPAIVILVEQEASRNPRSFLAQFMESLHYFAAMFDSLDDCLPLDSDGRLGIEKNHLGREIKSFMNYEKDSSNCNKYERMKTWKERMEGHGFRGLKLSSKSVMQAKLLLKMRSQYCPVQCDGENGGFRVFERDESTALSLGWQDRFLLTASAWHCV, from the coding sequence ATGGAAGAAACAGATGAACAGGAGGAGTTTTTGACTCTGACACTTGCCATTGTCGCGGATTCAAGATTTGATAAGAAgagaaaaagaaggaaaagagaAGAGTCTATTGAGCCAGTGAGCTCGAACGAAGATTGTGAAGGTAGGATCTTTAGTCTCCTTCAATTGAGGGAACAGATGTTGAAACTAGACCGCAAGAGAAAAGGAGTGGCTGAAGATGGGAAAGGCCTTCATCTGATCCATCTGCTGCTAATTTCTGCCACGTTTGTCGATGAGAACAAGCTCGATTCGTCTGTGGAGAGTTTGAGTGAGTTGTTTCAGAATGTGTGCTTAACAGGGGACTCTGTTCAGAGGGTGGCAGCCTATTTTGCTGATGGCCTGGTGGCTAGGCTTCTGACACGAAAATCGCCTTTTTATAACATGATTATGAAGGAACCGAGTGCTGAAGAAGAGTTTCTGGCATTCACTGAACTTTACAAGGTCTCTCCCTATTACCAATTTGCTCATTTCACAGCTAATCAGGCTATTATCGAGGCCTTTGAGAAAGAAGAGGATAGTAATAACAGGGCTTTGCATGTCATTGATTTCGATGTTTCCTATGGATTCCAATGGCCTTCACTTATACAATCTTTATCTGATAAGGCCACCAGCAGCAGTCGAATATCTCTAAGAATAACAGGCTGTGGAAGAAGCTTAGAAGAATTGCAAGAAACCGAGACGAGACTAGTCTGTTTTGCTAAGGGATTCAGAAACATAACCTTCGAATTTCAAGGTTTGCTGAGAGGTTCAAGTGATTTTGCAGATATAAAGAGAAGGAACAATGAAACAGTGGCAGTTAATTTAGTTTTCCATCTAAACACACTcactaatttttcaaaaatttcggATACCTTAAAAACGGTACATTTCTTAAACCCTGCCATAGTGATCTTGGTGGAACAAGAAGCTAGTAGAAATCCTAGAAGCTTCTTAGCACAATTCATGGAGTCTTTACATTACTTTGCAGCCATGTTTGATTCCTTGGACGATTGTCTTCCCCTCGACAGTGACGGAAGATTAGGCATCGAGAAGAATCATCTTGGCAGAGAGATCAAGAGCTTTATGAATTACGAAAAAGACAGTAGTAACTGCAATAAGTATGAGAGGATGAAGACatggaaagaaagaatggaaGGGCATGGATTCAGAGGACTAAAGCTGAGCTCGAAGAGTGTAATGCAAGCAAAACTTCTTCTGAAAATGAGGAGCCAATATTGTCCGGTGCAATGTGATGGAGAGAATGGTGGATTCAGAGTTTTTGAGAGAGACGAGAGCACAGCTCTGTCTCTGGGCTGGCAAGATAGGTTTTTGCTCACTGCTTCTGCATGGCACTGTGTATGA
- the LOC108215961 gene encoding FHA domain-containing protein PS1, translated as MGDQKKEEEKKVPVFTVLKKNSILKNIFLDAPQTNQPTANQEDEEEQVIVIGRHTDCSITLDHPSISRFHLRLHSNPSSLKLSLVDLSSVHGTWVSGKKVEPGVKVDLNEGDIVQLGGSSRRYILHWVPVSRAYNLDVPFVPPMDVLMSVKETENLSNQDENCCPSTETNQIQSQGTSMGKLDLSISKNEIGVSTLSPAMPEFGDFSCDNAEAKKGNLPNEEQKQNEISGIFSGQPLKEESIEEIKSQHSGEVRENLPDVSSPINDHNKDLFREEHEENEVFVLSSGTPFNDSAVTKFEDQQFDEEHQKNEIAGIFSATPLKESAVTKCENQQSDEENDEKYEENEISGFSSGTPLKELAVTQFENQQSDEENDEHLQALAGILSGISSAKSPSGDYNKISAFSSGQLLNDSVLEIVNQQYGEEHENLLALDGAISGMANVNSLNQQCGGKHENSQALDGAISDIVNLNRPIIDHNEHLLKEEHQISDLSSGQLFNESVLEIGSQQYDEVCENSQSCLSGIENADSSLTIYHNEHPLRGESEDNEVSGFSSGQFLNESVIEITSLQSDGEDEESPLNGVLSGIANEKGSPDINNYEHRILREEFDEHETSAFSCGQLFNESVLEIDHQQYDEVVKKSQALDGVPSGAEDANSSSTIYHNELSVSSSGQLHNDSVLETKYLHCDGVDEKPPALDGYLSGIADANRSPTIYHNEHQLKEDFQKNEISGFTSVQLLDESVVEIGIQQYYEDHEKSQAVDGVPHSLCKNYHNKNLPEFFTSSFSEDVEIICASRTENEQEKMSTSGCYSPCSSTVLERKDQLYLYEQDHSTQYHLNSEVHAVQSLKNNPSKSEQESNWPEIIRDSLSDAYAVISDSSEALDNESSLNGDNKQKEVTVVTGTPKIDLMNLSVCGESIHTEVCFEQLDEKTETGITFATNNVSEPKDANVNTPLRSEEQIGEWFPTNTEVKELYNENLDYESVPEELISNIEVFAEEIFTPDKENFTPNTPIQRSTKKTDKLEDFKLLDPLCLSSPTMNSICRNFVQNEELTFSSDKENHTPKVLQKSRLVQPASRNSARLNVEPATKNRMSRIPFKSLLSNSSGKSCSNDTTSKSSNSGKYAQLIEKNTVAGDNKRWIMVADTDCLLNKVSRKALQLLQGVKGTRLIIPRVVIRELDCMKRRGYLFTKAREISSALQWIEDCMKNTNWWIHIESLMEEGRHLTPALSLSTTEIEMEDLTFSSASFSASLSLLEIVSPTPGDHILECALLNRGMKNGENLVILSDDVSLKIKAMAEGIICEAAEEFRDSLVNPFSDRFLWAKSSPRGLTWSCIDDIVLREKYYRGPFKKPPSKSGESLKGLKLILVQNSHFSGLIPN; from the exons atggGTGATCAGAAGAAGGAAGAAGAGAAAAAAGTGCCAGTTTTCACAGTCTTGAAGAAAAACTCAATCTTGAAAAACATATTTCTTGATGCCCCACAAACAAATCAACCAACAGCAAAccaagaagatgaagaagaacaagTAATTGTAATTGGGAGACACACAGATTGTAGCATCACCTTGGATCATCCTAGTATTAGTAGATTTCACCTTCGTCTGCATTCAAACCCCTCTTCTCTTAAGCTTTCTCTTGTTGATTTGTCATCAG TTCATGGTACATGGGTTTCTGGGAAGAAGGTTGAACCTGGTGTTAAAGTAGACTTGAATGAGGGTGATATAGTACAGCTTGGTGGTTCAAGCAGACGCTACATTCTGCATTGGGTTCCAGTGAGCCGTGCTTATAATTTGGATGTCCCTTTTGTGCCACCTATGGATGTCTTGATGAGTGTCAAAGAAACAGAAAATTTGTCGAATCAG GATGAGAATTGCTGCCCATCTACTGAGACAAATCAGATTCAGTCACAGGGTACAAGTATGGGTAAATTAGACTTATCAATCTCTAAAAATGAGATAGGAGTGAGCACTTTATCCCCAGCAATGCCAGAATTTGGGGACTTTTCATGCGACAATGCAGAAGCAAAAAAAGGGAACCTGCCCAATGAAGAGCAAAAACAGAATGAGATCTCTGGCATTTTTTCAGGACAACCCTTAAAGGAGGAGTCAATTGAGGAAATTAAGAGTCAGCATTCTGGTGAAGTTAGGGAGAATTTACCAGATGTAAGTAGTCCTATTAATGATCACAATAAGGACTTATTTAGGGAAGAGCACGAAGAGAATGAGGTATTTGTCCTTTCCTCTGGAACTCCTTTTAATGATTCAGCTGTGACAAAGTTTGAGGATCAGCAATTTGATGAAGAGCACCAAAAAAATGAGATAGCTGGAATTTTCTCTGCAACTCCTCTAAAGGAGTCAGCTGTGACAAAGTGTGAAAATCAGCAATCTGATGAAGAGAATGATGAAAAGTACGAAGAGAATGAGATATCTGGCTTTTCTTCTGGAACTCCTTTGAAAGAATTAGCTGTGACACAATTTGAAAATCAGCAATCTGATGAAGAGAATGATGAACACCTACAAGCTCTTGCTGGAATCTTATCTGGTATATCATCTGCAAAAAGTCCAAGTGGCGATTACAATAAGATCTCTGCCTTTTCATCTGGACAGTTGCTTAATGATTCAGTTTTAGAGATTGTGAATCAGCAATATGGTGAAGAGCACGAAAACTTACTAGCTCTTGATGGAGCTATATCTGGTATGGCAAATGTGAATAGCCTCAATCAGCAATGTGGTGGAAAGCACGAAAACTCACAAGCTCTTGATGGAGCTATATCTGATATAGTAAATTTGAATAGGCCCATTATTGATCACAATGAACACCTGTTGAAGGAAGAGCATCAGATCTCTGACTTATCGTCTGGACAGCTTTTCAACGAGTCAGTTTTAGAGATTGGAAGTCAGCAATATGATGAAGTGTGTGAAAACTCACAATCTTGTCTATCTGGTATAGAAAATGCAGATAGCAGCTTGACTATCTATCACAATGAGCACCCATTGAGGGGAGAATCTGAAGATAATGAGGTTTCTGGCTTCTCGTCTGGGCAGTTTCTCAATGAGTCAGTTATAGAGATTACATCTCTGCAATCTGATGGGGAGGATGAAGAGTCACCTCTTAATGGAGTTCTATCTGGAATAGCAAATGAGAAAGGCAGCCCCGATATTAATAACTATGAGCACAGGATATTGAGAGAGGAATTCGATGAGCATGAGACCTCTGCCTTCTCATGTGGACAGCTTTTTAATGAGTCAGTTTTAGAGATCGATCATCAGCAATATGATGAAGTGGTCAAAAAATCACAAGCTCTTGATGGAGTTCCATCTGGTGCAGAAGATGCAAATAGCAGCTCGACTATCTATCATAATGAGCTTTCTGTCTCTTCATCTGGACAGCTTCATAACGACTCAGTTTTAGAGACCAAATATCTGCATTGTGATGGAGTGGATGAAAAGCCACCAGCTCTTGATGGATATCTATCTGGTATAGCAGATGCAAATAGGAGTCCAACTATCTATCACAATGAGCACCAGTTGAAGGAAGATTTTCAGAAGAATGAGATCTCCGGATTTACGTCTGTACAGCTTCTTGATGAGTCAGTTGTAGAGATTGGAATTCAGCAATATTATGAAGATcatgaaaaatcacaagctgttgatggagttccacATAGCTTATGTAAAAACTATCACAATAAGAACTTGCCAGAGTTCTTCACTTCTTCGTTTTCTGAAGATGTGGAGATCATTTGTGCATCAAGAACGGAGAATGAACAGGAGAAGATGTCAACTTCCGGTTGCTACAGCCCCTGCAGCAGTACTGTTTTGGAAAGAAAAGATCAGCTATATCTTTATGAACAAGACCACAGCACTCAATATCACTTGAATTCTGAAGTTCATGCAGTTCAGTCATTGAAGAACAATCCAAGCAAATCAGAGCAAGAAAGCAATTGGCCAGAAATCATAAGAGATTCATTATCCGATGCCTATGCTGTCATTAGTGATAGTTCCGAAGCTCTTGACAATGAGAGTTCCTTAAATGGAGACAACAAGCAGAAGGAAGTCACAGTCGTCACTGGGACACCCAAGATAGACCTGATGAACTTGTCTGTATGTGGTGAGAGTATTCATACAGAAGTTTGCTTCGAACAACTTGACGAGAAAACTGAGACAGGAATAACTTTTGCTACCAATAATGTGTCTGAACCCAAAGATGCAAATGTCAACACCCCATTGAGATCAGAGGAACAAATTGGTGAATGGTTCCCCACTAACACCGAGGTCAAAGAACTGTACAATGAGAATTTGGACTATGAATCAGTTCCAGAGGAACTTATCTCTAACATAGAAGTgtttgcagaagaaatcttTACTCCAGACAAGGAGAATTTTACTCCGAACACTCCTATACAGAGGTCGACCAAGAAGACCGACAAATTAGAAGATTTCAAGCTTTTAGATCCTCTATGCTTATCATCCCCGACAATGAATTCTATTTGCCGGAACTTTGTTCAAAATGAAGAACTAACATTCTCTTCTGACAAAGAGAATCACACTCCAAAGGTCCTTCAGAAATCTAGATTGGTGCAACCTGCCTCCAGGAATTCAGCGAGACTGAATGTAGAACCAGCAACAAAGAACAGAATGAGCAGGATTCCTTTTAAATCTCTGCTCTCCAACTCCTCAGGCAAGAGCTGCAGCAATGACACTACTAGTAAAAGCAGCAATTCTGGCAAATATGCGCAACTAATTGAAAAG AATACTGTTGCAGGAGACAATAAGCGGTGGATCATGGTAGCAGACACTGATTGTCTTCTAAATAAGGTTTCCAGGAAAGCATTACAGCTTTTGCAAGGAGTGAAGGGGACTCGGCTGATCATACCTAGAGTTG TGATAAGGGAACTCGATTGCATGAAGCGGAGAGGTTATTTGTTTACAAAAGCAAGAGAAATCTCATCAGCATTACAATGGATCGAAGATTGTATGAAAAATACGAACTGGTGGATTCATATCGAGAGTTTAATGGAGGAGGGAAGGCATCTTACACCTGCTCTTTCCCTATCTACAACTGAAATAGAAATGGAGGATTTGACTTTCAGTTCAGCCTCATTTTCTGCTTCTCTGAGTCTTCTGGAGATTGTTTCCCCAACGCCTGGAGATCATATTCTTGAGTGCGCTCTCCTCAATAGAGGAATGAAAAATGGTGAAAACCTTGTCATTCTTAGTGATGATGTCTCACTGAAGATTAAGGCCATGGCAGAA GGTATCATCTGTGAGGCGGCAGAAGAATTCCGCGACAGCCTGGTAAATCCATTCTCTGATAGGTTCTTGTGGGCTAAAAGCTCTCCAAGAGGATTGACTTGGTCTTGCATAGATGACATTGTTCTGAGGGAGAAGTACTATCGCGGCCCTTTCAAGAAGCCGCCATCAAAATCAGGAGAAAGCTTGAAGGGTTTGAAGCTCATATTGGTCCAGAATTCTCACTTCAGTGGACTAattccaaattga
- the LOC108219566 gene encoding protein SENSITIVE TO PROTON RHIZOTOXICITY 1: MDPTWTQTSKLPQHQRDVIPLYILTDLSLCSLPHSLSLLILNFLPAASTLIFNLISSFELVLEKIIMDLQKRLCAAETWKKLPSSTQLELQKKVPPDQQSFINFSSQQNLQKWDDPSLIDFSTRIEEQFPGFSELSQNPCTYTCNNDNQMKILGQLDGQMNGICNAIRNCEWDPKVMLTNLSIMEEKIHQLQDLVHLIVGRRTEAVKGSEELAAQQQQLINADLTSIIVQLISTAGSLLPSAKNTFSSGNPLGSQLGQPGGIGYPSGSSITGNNNVNKVEDHSNQIDLIGNNVEEHDQKDEEEVDEGEHLPPGSYEILQLEKEEILAPHTHFCLICGKGFKRDANLRMHMRGHGDEYKTPAALAKPHKEMCSEAPLIKRYSCPYIGCKRNKDHKKFQPLKTILCVKNHYKRTHCDKSYTCSRCNTKKFSVIADLKTHEKHCGRDKWLCSCGTTFSRKDKLFGHITLFQGHTPAIPLDENKGMVDLSDHGEGNEAPSKVAQTDFDFSSNDFQNILDGKGIANDDTRIFSPLDFDTGSLGGFSDFPRPPFEDSASSLSFLISDACNYPRETGRSSISNNLG, from the exons ATGGACCCCACATGGACACAGACTAGTAAGCTTCCTCAGCACCAGAGAGATGTGATACCCTTATATATACTTACAGACTTGAGTTTGTGTTCTCTTCCCCATTCTCTATCTTTGCTCATCCTCAACTTCCTGCCAGCTGCATCTACTCTAATCTTCAATCTG ATTTCTAGCTTTGAATTAGTGCTAGAAAAGATAATAATGGATCTTCAAAAGAGGTTGTGTGCAGCAGAAACATGGAAAAAGTTGCCTTCGTCGACCCAACTTGAACTCCAAAAAAAGGTCCCTCCTGACCAACAATCTTTTATCAATTTCAGTTCTCAACAAAATCTGCAGAAGTGGGATGACCCTTCACTTATTGATTTCTCGACAAGGATCGAAGAACAATTTCCTGGATTCAGTGAACTTTCTCAAAACCCCTGTACATATACTTGCAACAATGATAATCAGATGAAAATTCTTGGTCAACTGGATGGTCAGATGAATGGCATTTGTAATGCAATCCGAAATTGTGAATGGGATCCAAAGGTGATGCTGACTAATCTCTCAATCATGGAGGAGAAGATTCATCAGCTTCAAGATTTGGTACATCTGATTGTTGGTCGGAGAACTGAAGCAGTAAAAGGATCTGAAGAACTTGCAGCTCAGCAACAGCAGTTAATCAATGCTGATCTCACCTCGATTATAGTTCAGCTGATCTCAACTGCCGGTAGTCTTCTGCCATCAGCCAAGAACACATTCTCCTCTGGCAATCCTTTGGGAAGCCAACTTGGTCAGCCTGGTGGAATTGGATATCCTTCCGGATCTTCCATAACCGGaaataataatgtcaacaaGGTAGAAGATCATTCCAACCAGATTGATCTGATTGGGAACAACGTTGAAGAACATGATCAGAAGGATGAAGAAGAAGTTGATGAAGGTGAACACCTACCTCCGGGTTCGTATGAAATCTTGCAActagaaaaagaagaaatcCTTGCACCTCACACGCATTTTTGTTTAATATGTGGAAAGGGTTTTAAGAGGGATGCCAATTTGCGAATGCACATGAGAGGTCATGGGGATGAATACAAAACCCCAGCTGCACTTGCAAAGCCACACAAGGAGATGTGCTCTGAGGCACCTCTGATTAAGAGGTATTCCTGCCCCTACATTGGTTGCAAGCGGAACAAGGATCACAAAAAGTTTCAGCCTTTGAAAACGATCTTGTGCGTGAAAAACCATTACAAGAGAACCCATTGTGACAAAAGCTACACTTGCAGCAGATGCAATACGAAAAAGTTCTCCGTAATTGCGGATCTTAAAACACATGAAAAGCATTGTGGCAGGGATAAATGGCTCTGCTCTTGTGGTACAactttctcaaggaaagacaagCTTTTCGGGCACATCACACTCTTCCAAGGCCACACTCCTGCCATTCCTCTGGATGAAAATAAAGGAATGGTTGACTTGTCTGATCACGGGGAGGGCAATGAAGCGCCAAGTAAGGTTGCTCAAACTGACTTTGACTTCAGCTCCAATGACTTCCAAAACATTTTGGATGGGAAAGGAATTGCTAATGACGACACAAGGATTTTCTCGCCGTTGGACTTTGACACAGGCAGCCTCGGTGGATTTAGTGATTTCCCTCGACCTCCCTTCGAAGATTCAGCGAGTTCCTTATCTTTCCTGATTTCGGATGCTTGTAATTACCCTAGGGAAACTGGGAGGAGCTCAATTTCTAATAATTTGGGATGA